In Stieleria varia, one genomic interval encodes:
- a CDS encoding AAA family ATPase has product MPLRPTPSGLTPSGPMQPPLGPAGPPRQMPPAARQMPSNGGPPGGSNAPTRPPQSGAAAPSSAVQSSSAATSSAAGGPKQTLGGSVTVPEGPFGFIASRDEQWRPCEPTSVVESRINETILEAIIYRFLISMGECEGRKIADQVKLPFRMVEPLLERLKMEQNVAYKSSTATNDYVYILTESGRAIARNHLNDSTYYGACPVQLKDYINSVRYQTIEGQYPKKADLVRAFSDLLINPMMLNRLGPAVASGRGMFLFGFPGNGKTSIAERVTGAFGKYIWIPRAVDIDGDVMRVFDPMNHEMDMPESAGGLLDIGGYDKRWVRIKRPTIIAGGELTMDMLEVQCNSDSNISEAPLQLKSNCGTLVIDDFGRQRMRVDELLNRWIIPLEKRYDFLNMSSGKKIQVPFDQLVIFSTNLEPKDLVDDAFLRRIPYKIEVENPPEKDFRKLFEIMCKVVKIPYDAECVDYLIKTHYLPVNRPFRNCQPRDLLLQVRNYCMYNDLKVELKNEYFDFACDNYFSVM; this is encoded by the coding sequence ATGCCGCTTCGCCCCACACCGTCAGGGCTCACACCGTCAGGGCCGATGCAGCCGCCTCTCGGACCGGCTGGTCCGCCGCGGCAAATGCCACCGGCGGCACGCCAAATGCCGTCAAATGGAGGTCCACCCGGCGGATCGAACGCTCCGACGCGACCGCCGCAATCGGGCGCCGCTGCACCATCGTCAGCGGTTCAGTCGTCGTCGGCCGCGACGTCGTCCGCAGCCGGCGGTCCCAAACAAACACTGGGTGGCAGCGTCACGGTCCCCGAGGGACCCTTCGGTTTCATCGCATCGCGTGACGAACAGTGGCGTCCGTGCGAACCGACGTCCGTCGTGGAGTCCAGGATCAATGAGACGATCTTGGAAGCCATCATCTATCGTTTCTTGATCAGCATGGGGGAATGCGAAGGCCGTAAGATCGCCGACCAAGTCAAGCTGCCCTTTCGGATGGTCGAACCGCTGCTGGAGCGCCTGAAGATGGAGCAGAACGTGGCCTACAAGAGCTCGACCGCCACGAACGATTACGTTTATATCTTGACCGAGTCGGGCCGCGCCATCGCAAGAAACCATCTCAACGACAGCACCTATTACGGTGCTTGCCCGGTGCAGTTGAAGGACTACATCAACAGTGTTCGCTACCAGACCATCGAAGGCCAGTATCCCAAGAAAGCTGACTTGGTTCGCGCGTTCAGCGATTTGCTGATCAACCCGATGATGCTCAATCGCCTCGGCCCCGCCGTGGCCAGCGGTCGCGGCATGTTCCTGTTCGGCTTTCCCGGCAACGGTAAGACGTCGATCGCCGAACGAGTCACGGGCGCGTTTGGTAAGTACATTTGGATCCCCAGGGCGGTCGACATCGACGGCGATGTGATGCGAGTGTTCGACCCCATGAATCACGAAATGGACATGCCGGAATCCGCCGGCGGTTTGCTGGACATCGGCGGCTATGACAAACGCTGGGTGCGCATCAAGCGGCCAACGATCATTGCCGGGGGCGAGTTGACGATGGACATGTTGGAGGTCCAGTGCAACAGCGACAGCAACATCAGCGAAGCCCCTCTGCAACTCAAAAGCAACTGTGGCACCTTGGTCATCGATGACTTTGGTCGCCAACGAATGCGTGTTGATGAACTGCTGAATCGATGGATCATCCCGCTGGAAAAACGCTATGACTTCCTCAACATGTCGAGCGGAAAGAAGATCCAGGTTCCCTTTGACCAACTGGTGATCTTCAGCACCAACTTGGAACCCAAAGACCTCGTCGATGACGCGTTTTTACGTCGGATTCCGTACAAAATCGAAGTGGAGAATCCGCCGGAGAAGGACTTTCGCAAGCTCTTTGAGATCATGTGTAAGGTCGTCAAGATTCCCTATGACGCGGAGTGCGTGGATTACTTGATCAAGACGCATTACTTGCCGGTGAACCGTCCGTTCCGAAACTGTCAGCCCCGTGACTTGTTGCTCCAAGTTCGGAACTACTGCATGTACAACGACTTGAAGGTCGAACTCAAGAACGAGTACTTCGACTTCGCTTGCGATAACTACTTCTCCGTGATGTAG
- a CDS encoding DUF2306 domain-containing protein, which produces MMREFIGQPTPWRLLKWWALAMAFWIGWRILTPFPHYLPPDFGFGFLRNKSEYFYRSGYFVGFYLHIFAAPTALFIGGFQMSGTIRRRWPRLHRHAGQVYVAIVLLAAAPGGLVMATKSFGGWSTTICFSAIALTTWLATFLGWRAAIRFDFRAHALWMIRSYVLMMSAVFLRLGHFALLRTGWSLELTYQIAAWASWLLPMLVLEILVRQPFQADTPSRRSAWKG; this is translated from the coding sequence ATGATGCGAGAATTCATCGGACAACCAACACCGTGGCGGCTGCTGAAATGGTGGGCGTTGGCGATGGCGTTTTGGATCGGCTGGCGGATTCTCACGCCGTTTCCGCATTACCTGCCGCCCGATTTTGGATTCGGCTTCTTGCGTAACAAGTCCGAGTACTTTTATCGCTCGGGCTACTTCGTCGGTTTCTACCTGCACATCTTCGCGGCACCGACGGCGTTGTTCATCGGTGGTTTTCAGATGAGCGGCACCATCAGGAGACGTTGGCCGCGTCTGCACCGGCATGCCGGCCAGGTCTACGTTGCCATTGTGTTGCTGGCAGCAGCACCGGGCGGGCTGGTGATGGCAACGAAGTCTTTCGGGGGTTGGTCAACGACGATTTGTTTCAGCGCGATTGCGTTGACAACTTGGCTGGCAACCTTCCTCGGATGGCGAGCCGCCATTCGGTTTGACTTCCGGGCACACGCACTTTGGATGATCCGGAGTTATGTGCTGATGATGTCCGCAGTGTTCTTGCGACTGGGTCACTTCGCTCTGCTGCGTACCGGATGGTCACTCGAGCTGACCTACCAGATTGCGGCATGGGCCAGTTGGCTGCTACCGATGCTGGTGCTGGAGATTCTAGTCCGTCAGCCTTTCCAGGCTGACACACCCTCTCGTAGGTCAGCCTGGAAAGGCTGA
- a CDS encoding DUF1559 domain-containing protein, translating into MRSAEHQGSIDELMPYQSATEIVQDQASAGAGGAAPRWKQTFGFVAVLIATGSITWWSDVASTSRTPAEVSSDAIELSAKTADPDAESKLESLDDFVQSYSMHRGGAHVLMDDGAVKFIHDKTDESAKRWIEDPTSDGPYGLWGALGTKSDAKAVEGQQANTVLSSIEFQTPTVPGVKK; encoded by the coding sequence ATGAGATCAGCAGAACACCAGGGCTCAATCGATGAGTTGATGCCCTATCAGTCGGCAACAGAGATCGTTCAAGACCAAGCGTCCGCTGGAGCAGGCGGCGCCGCACCACGTTGGAAACAAACTTTCGGTTTTGTTGCTGTTCTCATTGCTACCGGATCGATCACGTGGTGGAGTGATGTTGCTAGTACGTCACGGACACCTGCCGAAGTTTCATCAGATGCAATTGAATTGAGCGCGAAAACCGCCGATCCAGACGCGGAATCCAAATTGGAATCTCTCGATGATTTCGTCCAGAGTTACAGCATGCACCGGGGCGGTGCTCATGTCCTGATGGATGACGGAGCGGTGAAGTTCATCCATGATAAAACCGACGAATCGGCCAAGCGTTGGATCGAGGATCCGACGTCAGACGGTCCGTACGGTTTGTGGGGGGCATTGGGAACGAAATCAGACGCAAAGGCGGTGGAAGGCCAGCAAGCAAACACTGTCCTTTCATCGATTGAGTTTCAAACACCGACGGTGCCGGGGGTAAAAAAGTAG
- a CDS encoding ATP-grasp domain-containing protein, whose amino-acid sequence MPRTCAYLTMENPEGFFVYDQLTYEPLRNLGWKVVEVPWSRPVIPWSQFDAVVIRSPWDYQASPARFLDTLADIESAGTRLLNPLHICRWNLDKTYLRELQQKGVPIVPTQWFGQIDRAQLECLIDEHQETLPVVIKPTVGAGATGIYLVSSVDSQEFASALQHYCDRPAMVQSFLTTIQTVGEYSLFYFAGQFSHAIIKKPKSGDFRVQEEHGGLIESVTPTDALLRVAEQALAALDEVLLYARVDLVVLDDGSPAVIELELVEPSLYFPYDTKSATRFAMALDRMVDAAS is encoded by the coding sequence TTGCCGCGAACGTGTGCCTATCTGACGATGGAGAATCCGGAGGGGTTCTTTGTCTATGACCAACTGACCTACGAACCGCTGCGTAATTTGGGCTGGAAGGTCGTCGAGGTGCCTTGGTCGAGACCCGTTATTCCATGGTCTCAATTCGATGCCGTCGTGATCCGATCTCCGTGGGACTATCAAGCCTCGCCCGCAAGGTTTCTCGACACGCTGGCGGATATCGAATCCGCCGGGACGCGCCTGCTCAATCCGCTACACATCTGTCGCTGGAATCTGGACAAAACCTATCTGCGTGAACTGCAGCAAAAGGGCGTTCCTATCGTGCCCACGCAATGGTTCGGCCAAATCGATCGGGCTCAATTGGAATGCCTGATCGATGAACATCAGGAGACTTTACCGGTCGTGATCAAGCCGACCGTGGGTGCGGGCGCAACGGGGATCTATCTGGTGTCTTCCGTGGATTCGCAAGAATTTGCCAGTGCTTTACAACACTACTGCGATCGCCCCGCCATGGTCCAGTCTTTCCTGACCACCATCCAGACGGTCGGCGAGTACTCGCTGTTTTATTTCGCCGGTCAGTTCAGCCACGCGATCATCAAGAAACCCAAGTCGGGTGATTTTCGCGTCCAAGAAGAACACGGCGGATTGATCGAAAGCGTCACGCCCACCGACGCGTTGTTGCGTGTGGCTGAGCAAGCTTTGGCCGCGCTCGACGAAGTGCTCTTGTACGCCCGCGTCGACTTGGTCGTGCTGGATGACGGCAGCCCAGCGGTGATCGAACTGGAACTGGTGGAGCCTTCGCTCTATTTCCCCTACGACACAAAATCCGCGACTCGTTTTGCGATGGCGTTGGATCGGATGGTGGACGCGGCGAGTTGA
- a CDS encoding glycerol-3-phosphate dehydrogenase/oxidase produces MSAVFQRDDAIQQIRQRVQLWDLVVIGGGATGIGIALDAASRGMDVLLLEQSDFGKGTSSRSTKLVHGGVRYLQQGNITLVRDALRERTLLRNNAPHLVHDMEFVIPCTSLWQRFFYGFGLKIYDLLATGNSFGRSHGASNTVLDSLVPELQQDGLRGGVVYHDGQFDDARLLINMAQTAAHKGAWLANYVGVTGMLKQDNKIIGVTATDAESGDTYSIQSRCVVNAAGPFCDAVRSMDDVSIEPMIAPSQGVHVVLPKSFFPGPAAMIVPKTSDGRVIFIIPWHDHTLIGTTDTAIKYSELEPSAQTEEIEFLLQTAAIYLKQTPTHDDILSVFTGIRPLVKGDKSARTASLSRDHVIRTSPSGLITITGGKWTTVRKMAEDCVDHVVEQSGITVKDCQTKQMHLHGFCDTHRPASRNHYGSDLASIEQLESERPELSEMLHPQLTIRKSEVVWAVLHEMSRTVEDFLSRRSRALFLNAHAAIEIAPLVAQIMATELGKDEPWRDKQVEHFNETATHFLPPTTR; encoded by the coding sequence ATGTCAGCCGTGTTTCAACGCGACGACGCGATCCAACAAATCCGTCAACGTGTCCAACTGTGGGACTTGGTTGTCATCGGTGGCGGTGCGACCGGGATCGGCATCGCCCTGGACGCCGCCAGTCGCGGCATGGATGTCTTGTTGCTGGAACAATCGGACTTTGGCAAAGGAACTTCCAGTCGCAGCACCAAACTGGTCCACGGCGGCGTGCGTTATCTGCAACAAGGAAACATCACGCTGGTTCGTGACGCCTTGCGGGAACGCACACTGCTGCGCAATAACGCGCCCCATTTGGTCCACGACATGGAGTTCGTGATTCCTTGCACGAGCCTCTGGCAACGTTTTTTCTATGGGTTTGGACTCAAAATCTATGACCTGCTGGCAACTGGGAATAGCTTTGGACGTTCCCATGGCGCGTCCAACACGGTGCTCGACAGCCTTGTGCCGGAACTACAACAAGACGGCTTGCGCGGCGGTGTCGTTTACCATGACGGCCAGTTCGATGACGCGAGACTGTTGATCAACATGGCTCAAACCGCCGCTCACAAGGGTGCCTGGTTGGCAAACTACGTCGGCGTGACGGGAATGCTCAAACAAGACAACAAGATCATCGGTGTGACGGCAACAGATGCCGAGTCGGGCGACACCTACTCCATCCAATCACGCTGCGTGGTCAATGCCGCGGGGCCGTTTTGTGATGCCGTTCGATCAATGGATGACGTAAGCATCGAACCAATGATCGCACCCAGCCAAGGTGTCCATGTGGTGCTACCCAAGAGCTTTTTCCCCGGCCCCGCGGCCATGATTGTCCCGAAAACATCGGACGGCCGTGTGATTTTCATCATCCCCTGGCACGATCACACTCTCATCGGCACGACGGACACCGCCATCAAGTACTCCGAGCTGGAACCGTCCGCACAAACAGAAGAGATCGAGTTCTTGCTGCAGACGGCAGCCATCTATCTAAAACAAACACCGACACACGACGACATCCTGAGCGTGTTCACCGGCATTCGACCGTTGGTCAAAGGAGACAAGTCAGCTCGCACGGCTTCGTTGTCCCGCGACCACGTGATTCGAACCTCTCCATCAGGCCTGATCACCATCACCGGCGGCAAATGGACGACGGTTCGCAAGATGGCGGAGGACTGCGTGGACCACGTTGTGGAACAATCAGGGATCACAGTGAAAGATTGCCAAACCAAACAAATGCATCTGCACGGTTTTTGCGACACCCACCGTCCCGCATCCAGAAATCATTACGGCAGCGATCTGGCCTCCATCGAACAATTGGAATCCGAACGCCCGGAACTTTCGGAAATGCTGCATCCGCAATTGACGATTCGCAAATCCGAAGTTGTCTGGGCAGTGCTTCACGAGATGTCACGCACCGTGGAGGATTTCCTCTCCAGACGATCAAGAGCTTTGTTTCTCAACGCCCACGCAGCGATCGAGATCGCGCCGCTGGTCGCCCAGATCATGGCAACGGAACTCGGCAAAGATGAACCGTGGCGAGACAAACAAGTCGAACATTTCAACGAAACGGCCACCCACTTCCTGCCGCCAACAACGAGGTAG
- the glpK gene encoding glycerol kinase GlpK, with the protein MSVVLAFDQGTTSSRAIAFDHSGSILGVAQREFTQHFPRAGWVQHDATEIWETQLQVGRELMAQCELSAADVAAIGITNQRETTVLWDRATGEPVHHAIVWQDRRTAGYCDELRAAGHTQMVQDATGLVIDSYFCATKLKWMLDNVPHTRQRAERGELAFGTVDSWLIWNLTGGRLHVTDVTNASRTMLLNIQTMQWDDELLSLFEIPRSLLPEVVPSSHVYGETDSELFGAPIRIGGAAGDQQSALFGQNCTHSGMAKNTYGTGCFLLMNVGDQPVASKNQLLTTAACSTSERREYALEGSVFIAGAAVQWLRDGLGIIESSDEIEDLARSVPDSDGVYLVPAFAGLGAPHWDSYARGSILGLTRGTTRAHIARAALEGIAFQVADVVDAMRKDAGHPIKELRVDGGACANDLLMQFQADILQVPVVRPKVIETTAIGAAFLAGLAVGFWKDVDEIAQVWQTDRVFEPSMADGEVTERRDRWSEALRRSQNWEPN; encoded by the coding sequence ATGAGCGTTGTTCTGGCTTTCGATCAAGGCACCACCAGTTCGCGTGCCATCGCTTTCGATCACAGCGGTAGCATTCTGGGCGTTGCCCAACGTGAGTTCACCCAGCACTTCCCGAGGGCCGGATGGGTGCAGCACGATGCGACTGAAATCTGGGAAACGCAGTTGCAGGTCGGACGGGAGCTGATGGCGCAGTGTGAGCTATCAGCCGCTGATGTGGCCGCCATCGGCATCACCAACCAACGCGAAACGACGGTGCTCTGGGATCGCGCCACCGGCGAACCCGTGCATCATGCAATCGTTTGGCAGGACCGACGTACAGCCGGCTATTGCGATGAACTACGCGCCGCCGGTCACACTCAAATGGTCCAAGACGCAACCGGCCTGGTGATCGATTCGTACTTCTGTGCGACCAAGCTGAAATGGATGCTGGACAACGTTCCCCACACTCGCCAACGTGCCGAACGTGGCGAACTCGCGTTCGGAACCGTCGACAGTTGGCTGATTTGGAACCTGACCGGAGGGCGACTGCATGTCACCGATGTCACCAACGCTTCACGCACGATGTTGTTGAACATCCAGACGATGCAGTGGGACGATGAGCTGCTGTCCCTTTTTGAAATTCCCCGCAGCCTGCTGCCCGAGGTCGTGCCCTCCAGCCATGTCTATGGCGAAACAGACTCGGAACTGTTCGGCGCGCCGATCCGCATCGGGGGCGCAGCAGGAGACCAGCAGTCCGCGTTGTTTGGTCAAAACTGCACCCACAGCGGAATGGCCAAGAACACCTACGGCACCGGTTGCTTTCTACTGATGAATGTCGGCGATCAACCCGTCGCCTCTAAGAATCAACTGCTGACCACCGCTGCTTGCAGCACGAGCGAGCGGCGTGAGTACGCATTGGAGGGCAGCGTGTTCATCGCCGGCGCGGCCGTTCAATGGTTGCGGGACGGCTTGGGAATCATCGAATCCTCCGATGAAATCGAAGACCTGGCAAGATCGGTCCCTGACAGCGATGGCGTCTACTTGGTTCCTGCGTTTGCCGGCTTGGGCGCGCCGCACTGGGATTCCTACGCCCGCGGCAGCATCCTGGGGCTCACCCGCGGAACGACTCGCGCACACATCGCCCGCGCGGCGCTGGAAGGAATCGCGTTTCAAGTCGCCGATGTCGTGGACGCGATGCGCAAAGACGCCGGGCATCCGATCAAAGAACTGCGTGTGGACGGCGGCGCGTGCGCCAATGATCTGTTGATGCAGTTTCAAGCCGATATCCTGCAAGTCCCCGTGGTGCGTCCCAAAGTCATCGAGACCACCGCGATCGGCGCAGCTTTCCTGGCCGGGCTGGCCGTCGGGTTTTGGAAAGACGTTGATGAGATCGCTCAAGTTTGGCAGACCGATCGAGTCTTTGAGCCATCGATGGCCGATGGCGAAGTCACCGAGCGTCGGGATCGTTGGTCCGAGGCCCTGCGTCGCTCTCAAAACTGGGAACCCAATTGA
- a CDS encoding PSD1 and planctomycete cytochrome C domain-containing protein, translating to MISRVLFSFTLVAVMLWVASGVWAGQRVDFVRDVRPVFELHCYPCHAGTEQESGLRLDVREAAMVGGDNHGPDIVPGKSSESPLIRMITSDDDESLMPPDGRMSDVEVEILRKWIDAGAPWPDGVDRVQLKDKRDHWSFKPVSTEMHATSIDEFIEERLAANGLEMSPPADDLIWLRRVTFDLTGLPPTPEEVRDFQDLLAIGSSSCGMRDAYTAVVDRLLASPRYGERWAQHWLDVVRYADTHGFEVNTERPNAWPYRDYVIDALNRDTPYDQFIKEQIVGDALGRDAATGFLITASVLLPGQIGKDEPSIRLARQDALDEIVNNISQTFLGLSVGCARCHDHKFDPISARDYYAMQAFVAGVEYADREMAGEETQERKRKLSSWRAMSQAVQTRLDRLIQQGEAGVQKTDAKENVERFEPIQARVVRFTIHDANLHPSLGLIEPCIDEFEIFATGDEPRNVALATFGTKVTASGSRESAAHKLQHINDGQYGNSHSWMSDTKGRGWVQFEFPETVAVNRIVWSRDRLGRFQDRLPTVYTIEAGLTIETLSRIAGVSAAAKDLHAEKARLEKEISGLGKGQPVFAGKFRQPDEIRLLLRGDPEQPRELISPAVLTALGDVSLSPEAEEQDRRRALAQWIANPQNPLTARVMVNRIWQGHFGAGLVETPSDLGNNGAQPTHPQLLDWLAGEFVRSGWSMKHMHRMIVLSRTYRQSAESNDRAAEIDAGVRLLWRFPSRRLEAECIRDSMLAISGKLNLQMGGRGFDFFDKRGGLSGFQPVEELSPANQRRMIYAHKVRRESEAVFGAFDCPDAGQSAAVRRVSTTPIQALNLLNSRFTVDVSRSFAERIERESGDDLASQIKHAYELALGRLPSADEVVDVEPMVREFGIAVLCRALMNSNEFLFVP from the coding sequence ATGATTTCCCGCGTTCTGTTTTCGTTCACACTCGTTGCGGTGATGTTGTGGGTGGCATCAGGGGTTTGGGCGGGGCAACGTGTGGATTTTGTCCGTGACGTGCGTCCTGTCTTTGAGTTGCATTGTTATCCATGCCATGCTGGGACCGAACAGGAATCGGGGTTGCGACTGGACGTTCGGGAGGCCGCGATGGTTGGCGGCGACAATCATGGACCTGACATCGTTCCGGGCAAGTCGAGCGAGAGTCCTTTGATTCGCATGATCACCTCAGATGACGACGAGTCTTTGATGCCGCCCGATGGACGAATGTCGGATGTGGAGGTCGAGATACTGAGGAAATGGATCGACGCGGGTGCTCCTTGGCCTGACGGCGTGGACCGCGTTCAGCTCAAGGACAAGCGTGACCATTGGAGTTTCAAACCAGTCTCTACCGAGATGCACGCAACGAGCATTGACGAGTTCATCGAGGAAAGACTTGCGGCCAACGGACTGGAGATGTCACCGCCGGCCGATGATCTGATTTGGCTCAGGAGGGTGACGTTCGACCTGACCGGATTGCCGCCGACGCCAGAGGAGGTTCGTGATTTTCAAGACTTGTTGGCGATCGGTTCGTCGTCCTGTGGGATGCGCGACGCGTACACTGCGGTGGTGGATCGCTTGCTGGCCAGCCCGCGATACGGCGAGCGTTGGGCACAGCATTGGTTGGACGTGGTGCGATATGCCGACACGCATGGTTTCGAAGTCAACACGGAACGTCCCAACGCTTGGCCCTATCGCGACTATGTCATTGACGCGTTGAATCGTGACACACCGTACGATCAGTTCATCAAAGAACAGATCGTTGGGGACGCATTAGGACGGGACGCTGCGACCGGTTTTTTGATCACGGCATCAGTGTTGTTGCCAGGGCAGATTGGAAAAGACGAGCCGTCGATTCGATTGGCACGTCAGGATGCCTTGGATGAGATCGTCAACAACATCAGCCAGACCTTTCTGGGGCTGAGCGTCGGATGTGCAAGATGCCATGACCACAAGTTTGATCCGATCTCGGCGCGAGACTATTACGCGATGCAAGCGTTCGTGGCGGGGGTGGAGTATGCCGATCGGGAGATGGCGGGCGAAGAAACGCAGGAGCGAAAGCGAAAACTCAGCTCCTGGCGCGCGATGTCACAAGCAGTGCAAACACGACTCGATCGTTTGATACAGCAAGGAGAAGCCGGTGTGCAGAAAACGGACGCCAAAGAGAATGTGGAAAGGTTCGAGCCGATCCAAGCACGCGTCGTCCGCTTTACCATTCACGATGCGAATTTGCACCCGTCGCTCGGATTGATCGAACCCTGTATCGACGAGTTTGAAATCTTTGCGACGGGCGATGAACCCCGAAACGTTGCATTGGCCACGTTCGGGACAAAGGTCACCGCGTCGGGAAGTAGGGAATCGGCAGCACACAAGTTGCAGCATATCAACGATGGACAATACGGAAACTCTCACAGTTGGATGTCGGATACCAAAGGACGAGGCTGGGTGCAGTTTGAGTTCCCGGAAACCGTTGCAGTGAATCGGATCGTTTGGAGCCGCGATCGATTGGGGCGTTTCCAGGATCGATTGCCGACCGTCTATACCATCGAAGCGGGACTGACTATCGAAACGCTTAGCAGGATCGCTGGCGTCAGCGCGGCTGCAAAAGATTTGCATGCAGAAAAAGCAAGGTTGGAAAAGGAAATCAGCGGACTGGGAAAAGGACAGCCGGTGTTTGCCGGCAAGTTTCGCCAGCCTGACGAAATTCGACTGCTGCTGCGGGGTGACCCGGAACAGCCGCGTGAGTTGATATCGCCGGCAGTGTTGACCGCACTGGGCGATGTTTCTCTGAGTCCAGAAGCGGAAGAACAGGACCGGCGTCGTGCCTTGGCTCAGTGGATCGCCAATCCGCAAAATCCGCTGACGGCTCGCGTGATGGTCAATCGGATCTGGCAAGGGCATTTCGGTGCGGGGCTGGTCGAGACTCCCAGTGACTTGGGCAACAACGGGGCTCAGCCCACGCATCCGCAGCTACTGGATTGGTTGGCAGGCGAGTTCGTTCGTTCGGGCTGGAGCATGAAACACATGCATCGGATGATCGTGTTGTCGAGGACTTATCGCCAGTCCGCGGAGTCCAACGACAGGGCGGCGGAGATCGACGCCGGCGTTCGCCTGTTGTGGCGATTTCCGTCACGGCGGTTGGAAGCAGAATGCATACGCGATTCCATGTTGGCGATCAGTGGGAAGTTGAATTTGCAAATGGGTGGACGCGGTTTTGATTTCTTTGACAAACGCGGTGGTTTGAGCGGGTTTCAACCCGTCGAGGAATTATCGCCTGCGAATCAGCGGCGGATGATTTACGCGCACAAAGTTCGCAGGGAATCAGAGGCTGTCTTCGGAGCGTTCGATTGTCCGGATGCTGGGCAAAGTGCTGCGGTGAGAAGAGTTTCGACCACCCCTATTCAGGCGTTGAATCTGCTCAACAGTCGCTTCACCGTCGATGTGTCCCGTTCTTTTGCCGAGCGAATTGAGCGAGAATCCGGAGATGACTTGGCGAGCCAAATCAAACACGCCTACGAGTTGGCTTTAGGGCGATTACCCAGTGCTGATGAAGTCGTCGACGTGGAGCCAATGGTGCGTGAATTTGGCATCGCCGTATTGTGCCGAGCGTTGATGAATAGCAACGAGTTTCTGTTTGTACCGTGA